In one Bacteroidales bacterium WCE2004 genomic region, the following are encoded:
- a CDS encoding C_GCAxxG_C_C family probable redox protein — MMILPDNFDPAERGARARDNFLAGYNCCQAVLLAFSDVLQANRLAGEPLLKIIGSGFGGGFARMREVCGSFTACTMLAGFISPADSTDLEVRKTNYSLVQEMAMDFRAANGSIVCREMLEMKERQAEGPTPSARTAEYYSKRPCPEIVRNAAVIAANKMKEAARYDMNPES; from the coding sequence ATGATGATACTACCTGACAATTTCGATCCCGCGGAGCGCGGAGCGCGCGCCCGGGACAATTTCCTGGCAGGCTACAACTGCTGCCAGGCCGTCCTGCTGGCCTTCTCTGACGTGCTCCAGGCCAACCGCCTGGCCGGCGAGCCGCTGCTCAAGATCATCGGCTCCGGCTTCGGCGGCGGATTCGCGCGGATGCGCGAGGTGTGCGGCAGCTTCACCGCCTGCACGATGCTGGCCGGCTTCATCTCCCCCGCCGACTCGACCGACCTGGAGGTGCGCAAGACCAACTACTCGCTCGTGCAGGAGATGGCGATGGATTTCCGCGCCGCCAACGGCAGCATCGTCTGCAGAGAGATGCTCGAGATGAAGGAGCGGCAGGCCGAAGGGCCCACGCCGTCGGCGCGGACGGCGGAATACTACTCGAAACGCCCCTGCCCCGAGATCGTCCGCAACGCCGCGGTCATCGCCGCGAACAAAATGAAAGAAGCAGCCCGCTATGACATGAACCCCGAAAGTTAG